A single window of Vibrio sp. HB236076 DNA harbors:
- a CDS encoding YitT family protein yields MEKHTRNEDYIAMLTGCLLVTQGLFFLQSANLLTGGTAGLALLMTHVLPVSFGTVYFLVNLPFYWMAWQRFGRRFAFNSLLCGALVSLMSEWIPTWLHLDQLHQGYCALAGGLLMGIGMLILFRHRASLGGFNVLCLMIQDRFGLSVGKSQVIIDAGILIASGFFIAPMQLAMSVFGVVILNAVLAMNHKPKRYTVNYS; encoded by the coding sequence ATGGAAAAACACACCCGAAATGAAGACTATATCGCCATGTTGACTGGCTGTCTTTTGGTCACACAAGGTTTGTTCTTTTTACAGTCAGCCAACTTACTGACTGGCGGCACCGCAGGTTTAGCCCTACTGATGACTCATGTGTTGCCCGTGTCATTCGGCACCGTATACTTTTTGGTCAACTTGCCTTTTTACTGGATGGCGTGGCAGCGCTTTGGGCGTCGATTTGCTTTTAACAGTCTATTGTGTGGCGCTTTGGTGTCTCTGATGAGTGAGTGGATCCCGACGTGGTTGCACTTAGATCAGCTTCATCAAGGGTATTGCGCCTTGGCCGGTGGTCTGCTGATGGGGATTGGTATGCTTATCTTATTTCGCCACCGTGCCAGTCTGGGGGGGTTTAATGTTTTGTGCCTTATGATTCAAGATCGCTTTGGTTTGTCAGTGGGAAAATCACAAGTCATCATCGATGCCGGCATTTTGATTGCTTCGGGATTTTTTATCGCGCCAATGCAATTAGCCATGTCAGTGTTTGGCGTGGTGATCCTCAATGCCGTTCTCGCTATGAATCACAAGCCCAAGCGCTATACAGTCAACTACAGTTAA
- the ybeD gene encoding DUF493 family protein YbeD has protein sequence MLNINSDAKLKDLLEFPCSFTYKVMGYAKPELPEKVLEVIQKHAPGDYSPTVKPSAKGNYHSVSVNITATSIEQVETLYKELGEIDIVRMVL, from the coding sequence ATGTTAAACATTAATTCAGATGCAAAGCTCAAAGACTTATTGGAATTTCCATGTTCATTTACTTACAAAGTCATGGGTTACGCAAAACCTGAACTACCAGAAAAAGTGCTTGAAGTGATTCAAAAACACGCCCCTGGTGATTACAGCCCAACGGTAAAGCCCAGTGCTAAAGGCAATTACCACTCGGTGTCTGTCAACATTACCGCAACATCAATCGAGCAAGTAGAAACCCTGTACAAAGAGCTTGGCGAGATTGATATTGTTCGTATGGTTCTGTAA
- a CDS encoding serine hydrolase, producing the protein MKKTTLFKRLIVPSVALCATIVNSAFANPVVVPDAPQIAATGFVLMDFHSGKVLAEKNMHDKLPPASLTKMMTSYVIGQEIKRGNVSPDDDVVISENAWAKNFPDSSKMFIEVGTTVKVRDLNKGIIIQSGNDACVAMAEHIAGSTDAFVDLMNAWASTLGMKDTHYTNVHGLDSDELYSTPYDLALLGRALIRDVPEEYKIYSEKKFTYNGITQYNRNGLLWDKSMNVDGIKTGHTSQAGYNLVTSATEGKMRLVAVVMGTKSSNARKAESKKLLSYGFRFFETVNPHKAGETFVKERIWMGNKSEVALGVNEDTYVTLPRGEAKNMQASFILDKELKAPIKQGDVVGKLYYQLDGNDVAQYPLVALEDVDEGGVFSRLWDYVILLFKSLF; encoded by the coding sequence ATGAAAAAAACAACTCTTTTTAAACGTTTAATTGTCCCCTCTGTCGCCCTGTGCGCCACTATCGTTAATTCAGCGTTTGCTAATCCCGTTGTCGTTCCCGACGCACCTCAGATCGCTGCCACTGGCTTTGTTTTGATGGACTTTCACTCGGGCAAAGTCCTCGCCGAAAAAAACATGCATGACAAACTGCCTCCAGCCAGCTTGACAAAAATGATGACCAGTTATGTCATCGGTCAAGAAATCAAACGCGGTAATGTCAGCCCAGACGACGACGTTGTGATCAGTGAAAATGCATGGGCAAAAAACTTCCCTGATTCATCGAAAATGTTCATTGAAGTCGGTACCACAGTAAAAGTTCGCGATCTCAACAAAGGCATTATTATCCAATCGGGTAACGACGCTTGTGTTGCCATGGCTGAGCACATTGCCGGGTCAACCGATGCCTTTGTCGATCTCATGAATGCATGGGCCAGCACCTTGGGTATGAAAGACACTCACTACACTAACGTTCACGGCCTAGACAGTGACGAGTTGTACTCTACGCCTTACGATTTAGCGTTATTGGGTCGTGCGTTGATCCGCGATGTACCTGAAGAATACAAAATCTATTCTGAGAAGAAGTTTACTTACAATGGCATTACCCAGTACAACCGCAACGGTTTGCTTTGGGATAAGAGCATGAACGTGGATGGCATCAAAACCGGCCACACCAGCCAAGCCGGCTACAACTTAGTCACCTCAGCCACCGAAGGCAAAATGCGTTTGGTCGCGGTGGTTATGGGAACGAAAAGCTCCAATGCTCGCAAAGCCGAAAGTAAAAAGCTACTCAGCTATGGCTTCCGTTTCTTTGAAACCGTCAACCCTCACAAAGCCGGTGAAACCTTCGTCAAAGAACGCATTTGGATGGGCAACAAGAGTGAAGTGGCACTTGGCGTTAACGAAGACACGTATGTCACGCTACCTCGCGGCGAAGCAAAAAATATGCAAGCGAGCTTTATTCTTGACAAAGAGCTAAAAGCACCGATCAAACAAGGTGATGTGGTTGGCAAACTCTATTACCAACTCGATGGTAATGACGTTGCGCAATACCCATTGGTCGCGTTAGAAGACGTCGATGAAGGTGGTGTATTCAGTCGCCTTTGGGACTACGTTATCCTGCTTTTCAAAAGCCTGTTTTAA
- a CDS encoding methionine ABC transporter permease: MSFNAMIQWLSDNASLLLGATWETIYMVLVAGLIGFAVGIPLGVILHTTKAGGLHQNPKLNRVLGAIVNIGRSVPFLVLMVAIIPFTKMIVGSFIGTTAAIVPLTIGAIPFVARLVESALMEVPNGLVEAAQSMGATPMQIINKVLLPEALPTIINTVTITLVTLVSYSAMAGTVGGGGLGDVAIRYGFYRYDVTIMIVTVIMLIVLVQIIQSIGDAIVRRVDHR, translated from the coding sequence ATGTCCTTTAATGCAATGATTCAATGGCTGAGCGACAACGCCTCGCTGCTACTCGGTGCCACTTGGGAAACCATCTACATGGTGCTCGTCGCTGGCTTGATTGGTTTTGCTGTTGGTATTCCACTTGGCGTGATCCTACATACCACCAAAGCAGGTGGTTTACACCAAAACCCGAAACTCAATCGCGTATTGGGTGCCATTGTCAACATCGGTCGCTCTGTGCCTTTTTTAGTGTTGATGGTGGCCATTATTCCTTTTACCAAAATGATCGTCGGCAGCTTTATCGGCACAACCGCCGCCATTGTCCCCTTGACGATTGGAGCGATTCCTTTTGTCGCCCGCTTAGTAGAAAGCGCCTTGATGGAAGTCCCCAATGGTTTGGTGGAAGCCGCCCAGTCGATGGGAGCAACTCCGATGCAGATTATTAATAAGGTGTTATTACCAGAAGCGCTTCCTACCATTATCAACACCGTGACCATCACCTTAGTGACTCTGGTTAGTTATTCTGCCATGGCAGGAACCGTTGGCGGCGGCGGCTTAGGCGATGTCGCGATTCGATACGGTTTTTACCGCTATGATGTAACCATCATGATTGTCACCGTCATTATGTTAATCGTGTTGGTACAAATTATTCAATCGATCGGTGATGCGATAGTACGCCGCGTCGATCATCGATAA
- the lipB gene encoding lipoyl(octanoyl) transferase LipB: MSEGLKVKHLGRCDYETTLQAMHDFTNQRGEASVDEIWLVEHNPVFTQGQAGKAEHVLNPGEIPVVQSDRGGQVTYHGPGQLVVYFLLNLRRKKLGVRELVTHIENIVINTLKGYDINAYARPDAPGVYVEGRKICSLGLRIRQGCSFHGLALNVNMDLAPFLRINPCGYQGMEMVQVKDLNGPSDIDVVSQHLIQHLVTALGYEQVELITEANCHE, from the coding sequence ATGAGTGAGGGGTTGAAGGTTAAACACCTTGGTCGTTGTGACTACGAAACAACATTGCAAGCCATGCATGATTTTACCAATCAAAGGGGTGAAGCAAGTGTCGATGAAATTTGGCTGGTTGAACACAACCCGGTATTTACTCAGGGACAAGCTGGTAAAGCTGAGCACGTGTTAAACCCCGGCGAGATACCGGTTGTTCAAAGTGATCGTGGCGGGCAAGTCACCTACCACGGACCAGGGCAATTAGTGGTCTACTTTTTACTCAACTTGCGACGTAAAAAGCTTGGGGTCCGAGAGCTTGTCACTCACATTGAAAATATCGTCATCAACACCCTAAAAGGCTATGACATAAACGCGTATGCCCGTCCAGATGCACCTGGAGTTTATGTCGAGGGACGAAAAATTTGTTCATTGGGATTGCGCATTCGCCAAGGCTGTTCTTTCCACGGTTTGGCATTAAATGTCAATATGGATTTAGCGCCTTTTTTACGTATTAATCCCTGTGGCTATCAAGGAATGGAAATGGTGCAAGTTAAGGATCTCAACGGTCCAAGTGATATAGATGTTGTCAGCCAGCATTTAATCCAACATCTCGTAACAGCCCTTGGCTACGAGCAAGTCGAATTAATAACAGAAGCAAATTGTCATGAGTAA
- the gmhB gene encoding D-glycero-beta-D-manno-heptose 1,7-bisphosphate 7-phosphatase, whose product MAKPAIFLDRDGVINRDHGYVHDEHDFEFIDGVFEATKALKQQGYLLVLVTNQSGIARHLFSEERFLDLTQWMDWNFVDHGVEFDGFYYCPHHPEHGIGEYKQDCDCRKPKPGMFLSARDFLKIDMARSVMVGDKAQDLQAALAAGVGTKVLVRSGKAVTEEGMALADHVVDSIADVPSLLA is encoded by the coding sequence TTGGCTAAACCCGCTATATTCCTAGACCGAGATGGGGTGATTAATCGCGATCACGGTTACGTACACGACGAACACGATTTTGAGTTTATTGACGGTGTTTTTGAGGCGACGAAAGCGTTAAAGCAGCAAGGCTATTTATTGGTGTTAGTGACCAATCAATCCGGTATTGCGCGTCACTTATTCTCAGAAGAGCGCTTTTTAGATTTAACTCAGTGGATGGATTGGAACTTTGTTGATCACGGCGTGGAGTTTGATGGCTTTTATTATTGCCCTCATCATCCAGAGCATGGTATCGGCGAGTATAAACAAGATTGTGATTGTCGTAAGCCAAAACCCGGTATGTTTCTTTCTGCACGCGATTTCTTGAAAATTGATATGGCGCGTTCCGTCATGGTTGGCGATAAAGCACAAGACTTGCAAGCGGCTCTGGCGGCTGGGGTCGGAACAAAAGTCTTAGTGCGCTCTGGCAAAGCTGTGACAGAAGAGGGGATGGCATTAGCCGATCACGTCGTAGACTCTATTGCAGATGTTCCTAGTTTGCTAGCCTAG
- the rodA gene encoding rod shape-determining protein RodA: MKMDPSTGKNRILFERLHLDLPMLLGLLLLMGCGLVIMYSASGQSMEMMDKQAMRMLLSLVVMVFLAQIPPRTYEAFAPIVFFAGVILLLGVLFFGEISKGAQRWLNLGFVRFQPSEFLKLAVPLMVARYFGRRPLPPSFKTLIIGLTLVMVPTILIAKQPDLGTAILIAASGIFVIFLSGISWRIIFAAIVAVGAFIPILWFFLMREYQKVRVRTLFNPESDPLGAGYHIIQSKIAIGSGGLTGKGWLHGTQSQLEFLPERHTDFIFAVIAEEWGLIGFLCLLAIYLFIIGRGLYLASQAQTAFGRMMAGSIVLSFFVYIFVNIGMVSGILPVVGVPLPLVSYGGTSMLTLMAGFGILMSIHTHRKAFSKAT; this comes from the coding sequence ATGAAAATGGATCCTTCTACCGGTAAAAACCGGATTCTATTTGAACGATTACATCTGGATTTACCCATGTTACTGGGCCTACTATTACTCATGGGCTGCGGCCTAGTGATCATGTACAGCGCTAGTGGGCAGAGTATGGAAATGATGGACAAGCAAGCCATGCGGATGCTTCTTTCACTCGTCGTCATGGTATTTCTTGCACAAATCCCGCCGCGTACTTACGAAGCGTTTGCCCCGATTGTGTTTTTTGCCGGTGTGATCTTACTGCTTGGCGTGCTGTTTTTTGGAGAGATTTCAAAAGGGGCACAACGCTGGCTCAACCTCGGTTTTGTCCGCTTTCAACCCTCTGAGTTTCTCAAACTGGCCGTACCATTGATGGTGGCTCGCTACTTTGGTCGCCGGCCGTTACCCCCTTCGTTCAAAACCCTAATTATTGGTTTAACCTTAGTGATGGTCCCCACCATACTGATCGCCAAGCAACCGGACTTAGGCACGGCGATCTTAATTGCCGCGTCGGGAATATTCGTGATTTTTTTGTCGGGTATCAGTTGGCGAATTATCTTTGCCGCTATTGTCGCCGTAGGCGCTTTTATTCCCATATTATGGTTTTTCTTAATGCGCGAGTACCAGAAAGTTAGGGTGCGGACGTTATTCAACCCCGAATCTGATCCACTCGGCGCTGGCTATCACATTATTCAAAGTAAAATTGCCATTGGCTCTGGCGGACTAACGGGTAAAGGTTGGCTGCACGGCACCCAATCGCAACTGGAATTCTTACCCGAAAGACACACGGATTTTATCTTTGCGGTCATTGCCGAGGAATGGGGGTTAATTGGCTTTTTGTGCTTACTGGCCATTTATCTATTTATCATCGGCCGAGGTTTGTACTTAGCGAGCCAAGCACAAACGGCTTTCGGTCGTATGATGGCTGGCAGTATCGTGCTGAGCTTTTTTGTTTATATCTTTGTCAATATTGGTATGGTCAGTGGCATTTTGCCCGTGGTTGGCGTACCTTTACCTTTGGTGAGCTATGGAGGAACTTCCATGCTGACGCTTATGGCCGGTTTTGGCATTTTAATGTCGATCCACACACATCGAAAAGCATTTTCAAAGGCAACCTAA
- the lipA gene encoding lipoyl synthase produces MSKPIQMEKGVKYRDADKMALIPVKNMPAEQTEVLRKPDWMKIKLPADSQRIQEIKAAMRKNDLHSVCEEASCPNLAECFNHGTATFMILGAICTRRCPFCDVAHGRPMTPDADEPQKLARTIRDMKLKYVVITSVDRDDLRDGGAQHFADCNREIRALNPNIKIETLVPDFRGRMDVALDLLKDNPPDVFNHNLETAPRLYRKARPGANYKWSLQLLEKFKQQHPNVPTKSGLMMGLGETKEEIVEVLKDLRAHGVTMLTLGQYLAPSRHHLPVARYVPPAEFDELKEIALELGFTHAACGPFVRSSYHADMQAQGIEIK; encoded by the coding sequence ATGAGTAAACCAATCCAAATGGAAAAAGGCGTCAAGTACCGCGACGCTGATAAAATGGCGTTAATTCCAGTCAAAAATATGCCAGCGGAACAAACTGAAGTTTTGCGAAAGCCCGATTGGATGAAGATCAAACTTCCGGCTGACAGTCAGCGTATTCAAGAAATCAAAGCGGCAATGCGCAAAAACGACTTACACTCGGTATGTGAAGAAGCCTCATGCCCAAACTTAGCTGAGTGTTTCAACCACGGTACTGCGACGTTCATGATTTTAGGCGCTATTTGTACCCGTCGTTGCCCTTTTTGCGATGTTGCACACGGCCGTCCAATGACCCCTGATGCGGATGAACCACAAAAACTGGCGCGCACGATTCGCGACATGAAACTAAAATACGTCGTTATCACTTCAGTGGACCGTGACGACTTACGCGATGGTGGTGCTCAACACTTTGCCGACTGTAATCGCGAAATCCGTGCCTTAAACCCAAACATCAAAATTGAAACCTTAGTACCCGATTTCCGCGGACGTATGGATGTGGCTCTTGATTTGCTCAAAGACAATCCACCAGATGTATTCAACCACAATTTAGAAACAGCACCACGCCTTTATCGCAAAGCTCGACCTGGTGCCAACTATAAGTGGTCATTGCAATTACTTGAAAAGTTTAAACAGCAGCACCCAAATGTACCGACGAAATCTGGGTTAATGATGGGCCTTGGCGAGACCAAAGAAGAAATCGTTGAAGTACTCAAAGATTTGCGCGCACACGGTGTCACTATGCTAACGCTAGGCCAATACTTAGCGCCGAGCCGTCACCACTTACCCGTCGCTCGTTATGTGCCACCAGCGGAGTTTGACGAACTCAAAGAAATTGCGCTGGAGCTTGGCTTTACTCACGCAGCCTGTGGTCCATTTGTTCGCTCTTCTTACCATGCGGATATGCAAGCGCAGGGTATTGAAATTAAATAA
- the metN gene encoding methionine ABC transporter ATP-binding protein MetN, which yields MIEINHVNKVFSLGNKDIHALKNINLQIPQGTIFGVIGSSGAGKSTLIRCVNMLEAPSSGSIKVDGVDLTELSASELSRARRNIGMIFQHFNLLSSRTVFDNVALPLELAGQSSDKIKQRVTDLLELVGLSDKHLHYPANLSGGQKQRVAIARALASEPKVLLCDEATSALDPATTQSILTLLKKINRELNITMLLITHEMDVVKSICHQVAIIGGGELVEKGTVGEIFAHPKTELAHNFIRSTLDLSIPEDYLNRLHADPVENAHPLVRLEFTGATVDAPLMSQIAKLYHTDANILTSDLDYAGGVKFGMMVTELIGEAKDIEQSLAFLKDNNVKVEVLGYVL from the coding sequence ATGATAGAAATTAATCATGTGAATAAGGTGTTCTCTTTAGGTAATAAAGATATTCACGCACTTAAAAACATCAATTTGCAAATTCCTCAAGGTACTATTTTTGGGGTAATCGGTTCATCTGGTGCAGGGAAAAGCACCTTAATACGCTGTGTCAATATGCTTGAAGCACCAAGCTCAGGCTCAATCAAAGTGGACGGTGTTGATTTGACCGAGCTTAGCGCGAGTGAACTTAGCCGTGCTCGTCGCAATATTGGGATGATTTTTCAGCACTTTAATCTGCTGTCTTCTCGCACTGTATTTGACAACGTCGCTCTGCCTTTGGAGCTTGCAGGCCAAAGCAGTGATAAAATCAAGCAGCGCGTCACCGACTTATTAGAATTAGTTGGCTTAAGTGATAAGCACCTCCATTACCCAGCAAACCTCAGTGGCGGGCAAAAACAGCGCGTAGCCATTGCCCGTGCGTTGGCCTCAGAACCCAAAGTATTGCTCTGTGATGAGGCGACCAGTGCGTTGGATCCGGCCACAACACAATCGATTTTAACCTTGCTCAAAAAAATCAATCGCGAGTTAAATATCACAATGTTATTAATCACACACGAAATGGATGTGGTTAAGAGCATTTGTCACCAAGTGGCTATTATCGGCGGTGGGGAGTTGGTTGAAAAAGGCACGGTTGGTGAGATTTTTGCCCACCCGAAAACTGAGCTTGCGCACAACTTTATCCGCTCTACCTTGGATCTGTCGATTCCTGAAGATTACCTTAACCGCTTGCACGCCGATCCCGTCGAAAATGCCCACCCTCTCGTGAGACTTGAGTTTACTGGGGCAACGGTTGATGCGCCTTTAATGTCGCAAATTGCCAAGCTGTATCATACCGATGCTAATATCCTAACCTCCGATCTTGACTACGCCGGTGGTGTAAAGTTCGGCATGATGGTGACAGAGCTGATTGGTGAAGCGAAGGATATTGAGCAATCGTTAGCGTTTCTTAAAGACAACAATGTGAAAGTAGAGGTATTGGGCTATGTCCTTTAA
- the metQ gene encoding methionine ABC transporter substrate-binding lipoprotein MetQ — translation MKFTRILALAASSLLLAACGGDNQDDHTLKLGVMAGAEAQVAEVAKKIAKEEYGLDVELVTFTDYITPNAALDDGSVDINAFQHKPYLDQQIEDRGYKLAIAGNTFVYPLAGYSKNVTSVDELKQGDRIAVPNDPTNLGRSLLLLEKEGLIKLRDGAGLKATPRDIVSNPKDLQIVELDAAQLPRSLDDVTLSVINNTFASSLGLSPEKDGVFVEAKDSPYVNLIVARQDNVNDEKVQEFIKAYQTEAVYKKADELFGGVVKGW, via the coding sequence ATGAAATTCACTCGTATACTTGCTCTTGCTGCATCAAGTCTTTTATTGGCCGCTTGTGGTGGCGATAACCAAGATGACCACACTCTAAAACTTGGCGTTATGGCAGGTGCTGAAGCACAAGTTGCTGAAGTGGCTAAAAAAATCGCCAAAGAAGAATATGGCCTTGATGTTGAATTGGTGACCTTTACCGACTACATCACGCCAAATGCTGCCCTCGACGATGGCTCTGTTGACATTAACGCCTTTCAACACAAACCGTATTTAGATCAACAAATCGAAGACCGTGGCTATAAGTTGGCCATTGCCGGTAATACCTTTGTTTACCCGTTGGCGGGATACTCGAAAAATGTCACCTCAGTGGACGAGTTGAAACAAGGTGATCGCATTGCCGTTCCCAATGACCCGACTAACCTAGGTCGCTCATTATTGCTACTTGAGAAAGAAGGTCTGATCAAACTGCGCGATGGCGCTGGTCTTAAAGCCACACCACGCGATATTGTGTCAAACCCGAAAGATCTCCAAATTGTTGAGCTTGATGCCGCGCAATTACCGCGCTCACTCGATGACGTCACTTTGTCTGTTATCAACAATACGTTCGCGAGTTCACTTGGCCTAAGCCCAGAGAAAGACGGCGTGTTCGTTGAAGCAAAAGACTCCCCATACGTCAATCTTATCGTGGCGCGCCAAGACAACGTCAACGACGAAAAAGTCCAAGAGTTTATCAAAGCATACCAAACCGAAGCTGTGTACAAAAAAGCGGATGAACTGTTTGGCGGTGTGGTCAAAGGTTGGTAA
- a CDS encoding septal ring lytic transglycosylase RlpA family protein yields the protein MHKYLQKLGAALSIAVIAGCSSTQNPSGGRYTLSDDVAPATPISVEHIENAHPRYEAYSASGNSNYTLRGKRYTIITDPTGFTETGKASWYGQKFQGHRTSNGEVYDMYSMTAAHKTLPLPSFVKVTNTDNGKSVIVRVNDRGPFHPGRIIDLSYAAAHKLGVLKTGTANVKIEALTFTKPANHRPKATDKQYTVQVVSSKYLERVRTLRDELSLSLDVESFIYSKSAIHQLMLGPFDDYLQAQIALNKLKTKGYPTAFIKAFSESGQSKS from the coding sequence ATGCATAAATACCTTCAAAAACTTGGCGCGGCGCTTTCCATTGCGGTCATTGCAGGTTGTAGTAGCACTCAAAACCCCAGCGGGGGGCGCTACACCCTATCAGACGATGTGGCTCCGGCGACGCCCATCTCAGTTGAGCATATTGAAAATGCGCACCCTCGCTATGAAGCTTATAGTGCCAGCGGCAACAGCAATTATACCCTGCGCGGCAAACGCTACACTATAATTACCGATCCTACAGGCTTTACTGAAACGGGGAAAGCCTCCTGGTACGGACAAAAATTCCAAGGCCATCGCACATCCAATGGCGAGGTCTATGACATGTACTCGATGACCGCGGCGCACAAGACTCTGCCACTGCCGAGTTTTGTCAAAGTCACCAATACCGACAATGGCAAATCTGTGATTGTTCGCGTCAATGATCGCGGGCCTTTTCACCCAGGCCGAATCATTGATTTGAGCTATGCCGCAGCCCACAAACTCGGTGTGCTGAAAACGGGGACCGCGAATGTCAAAATAGAAGCACTCACGTTTACTAAACCGGCCAACCACCGCCCCAAGGCCACCGATAAACAGTACACGGTACAAGTTGTTAGCTCAAAATATTTAGAAAGAGTGCGAACTTTACGCGACGAGCTGAGTCTAAGTTTAGATGTTGAGTCTTTTATATACTCAAAGTCGGCCATCCATCAATTGATGCTGGGGCCTTTTGACGATTATTTACAAGCTCAAATTGCACTGAACAAATTGAAAACAAAGGGATATCCCACCGCGTTTATCAAAGCGTTTTCAGAATCTGGCCAAAGCAAAAGTTAA
- the glyA gene encoding serine hydroxymethyltransferase: MLKRDMNIADYDADLFAAIEEETLRQEEHIELIASENYTSPRVMEAQGSQLTNKYAEGYPGKRYYGGCEYVDKVEALAIDRACQLFGCEYANVQPHSGSQANSAVYMALLNPGDTVLGMSLAHGGHLTHGSPVNFSGKHYNVIPYGIDEQGQINYEEMEALALEHKPKMIIGGFSAYSQIVDWKKMREIADKVGAYFFVDMAHVAGLIAAGVYPTPVPYAHVVTTTTHKTLAGPRGGLILSNAGEEMYKKLNSAVFPGGQGGPLMHVIAGKAVAFKEAMEPEFKAYQARVVDNAKAMVAQFQERGYKIVSNSTENHLFLVDLIDKGITGKEADAALGAANITVNKNSVPNDPRSPFVTSGIRVGTPAITRRGFNTEDAKNLADWMCDVLDNTDNQQVLETTKAKVLEICQRLPVYA, translated from the coding sequence ATGCTTAAGCGCGACATGAACATTGCCGATTATGATGCCGATCTTTTTGCTGCTATTGAGGAAGAAACCCTTCGTCAGGAAGAGCACATTGAGTTGATCGCTTCTGAAAACTACACCAGCCCACGAGTCATGGAAGCACAAGGTTCTCAACTGACCAATAAATACGCAGAAGGTTACCCTGGTAAGCGTTATTACGGCGGTTGTGAGTACGTTGACAAAGTGGAAGCCTTGGCCATTGACCGCGCCTGTCAGTTGTTCGGTTGTGAATACGCGAATGTTCAACCTCACTCTGGCTCACAAGCCAACAGCGCCGTTTATATGGCATTGCTTAACCCAGGCGATACCGTGTTGGGTATGAGCTTGGCACACGGTGGTCACTTGACTCACGGTTCGCCGGTTAACTTCTCTGGTAAGCACTACAACGTCATCCCTTACGGTATTGATGAGCAAGGCCAAATCAACTATGAAGAGATGGAAGCCTTAGCGCTTGAGCACAAGCCAAAAATGATTATTGGTGGTTTCTCAGCTTACTCTCAAATTGTCGATTGGAAGAAAATGAGAGAAATCGCTGACAAAGTCGGTGCGTATTTCTTCGTCGATATGGCTCACGTTGCCGGTTTAATTGCGGCAGGCGTCTACCCAACGCCTGTGCCTTATGCTCACGTTGTTACGACAACCACACACAAAACCTTGGCTGGTCCTCGCGGTGGCTTGATCTTGTCGAATGCCGGTGAAGAGATGTACAAGAAATTGAATTCAGCGGTTTTCCCTGGTGGTCAGGGCGGTCCTTTGATGCACGTTATCGCCGGTAAAGCGGTGGCATTTAAAGAGGCGATGGAGCCTGAGTTTAAAGCCTATCAAGCTCGCGTGGTTGATAATGCCAAAGCTATGGTTGCTCAATTCCAAGAGCGTGGTTACAAAATTGTCTCAAACAGCACTGAAAACCACTTGTTCTTGGTTGATCTGATCGACAAAGGCATCACGGGTAAAGAAGCGGATGCAGCCCTCGGCGCGGCAAACATTACGGTCAACAAAAACTCAGTACCGAATGACCCTCGCAGCCCGTTTGTTACTTCAGGTATCCGTGTTGGTACACCTGCCATCACTCGTCGCGGTTTTAACACTGAAGATGCGAAAAACCTTGCTGATTGGATGTGTGATGTTCTTGACAACACTGACAACCAGCAAGTCCTAGAAACGACGAAAGCGAAAGTGCTTGAAATTTGTCAGCGTCTACCTGTTTACGCATAA